The window CCTCCACCCCTTACTTTCCCCGCACCTGGACGTCCGGACCGGAAAACTCACTCTATACGGCTGACCTGCGCTAAAGCCCTGTACGGAAAACCGCAGCCTCCTCCGGAAGGGCCCCAACTGGCAGGATCACACCGCGTAGCCAGTCAACCGCGCGTCGTCCGGAGAGGCTGCCGGCGTCCGCCGCCTTTGCCGCAGTGACGGAGAACGATCCCCGTCATCCGCGAGCCCGCAGACCTTCCGAGCCTTCGGTCCCCGCTCCGGCGTGGACCGACTCCAGCGCGTCGTTTGGCACCGGTCCCCGCGAGGGGAGGGACCGGTGCCGAACGACGCGGCATTCGTTCCCCCTCGCACGGCGCCTGACGCTTGCCGCTTTCACCCCGGGGCCGTACCGTCATTTCTGACGAACCGTCAGATGCGAGGCGGGAGGTAGCCGGCGTGGTCGAGGTCGTGAACGGCACCAGGGAACTGCCCAAGGTCATCAGCGTGGACGATCATGTGATCGAGCCCGCGCATCTCTTCGAGACCTGGCTTCCGGCCAAGTACCGGGACAAAGGGCCCAAACCATTCACCGCCGGGATCGGCGAGCTCGAATACGTGGGCGGGAAGTACCGGTTCACCACCGATCCGGACGGCCAGATCACCGACTGGTGGGAGTACGAGGGCGAGTTCTTCCCGTACAAGCGGATCATCGCGGCGGTCGGGTTCTCCCGGGACGAGATGACGCTGGACGGGATCACCCGTGAGCAGATGCGGCGGGGCTGCTGGGACCCCAAGGCCCGCCTGGAGGACATGGACATGAACCATGTCGAGGCCTCGCTCTGCTTTCCCACCTTCCCGCGCTTCTGCGGCCAGACCTTCGCGGAGGCCAAGGACAAGGAGGTGGGGCTCGCCTGCGTACGCGCCTACAACGACTGGATGGTCGAGGAGTGGTGCGGCGACAGTGGCGGCCGCCTCATCCCGCTCTGTCTGATCCCGCTGTGGGACATCGACCTCGCGGTCGCGGAGATCCATCGCAACGCCGCCCGCGGGGTACGGGCGGTGACCTTCAGCGAGATCCCCACCTATCTGGGCCTGCCCTCCATCCACTCCGGCTACTGGGACCCCTTCTTCGCGGCCTGCGAGGAGACCGGGACCGTCGTGAACATGCACATCGGGTCCTCCTCCCAGATGCCGGCGGCCTCCCCCGACGCGCCGCCCGCCGTCCAGGCCTCGCTGAGCTTCAACAACGCCATGGCGTCGATGATGGACTTCCTCTTCTCCGGGGTCCTGGTGAAGTTCCCACGGCTCAAGCTCGCCTACAGCGAGGGGCAGATGGGCTGGATCCCGTATGCCCTGGAACGCGCCGACGACGTCTGGGAGGAACACCGGGCCTGGGGCGGGGTGAAGGACCTGATTCCGGAGCCGCCCTCGACGTACTACTACCGGCAGATCTTCTGCTGCTTCTTCCGCGACCGGCACGGCATCGAGGCGATCGACACCGTGGGGGTGGACAACGCCACCTTCGAGACGGATTATCCGCACGTCGACTCGACCTGGCCGCACACCAAGGAGGTCGCGGCCGAGCATGTGGCGGGGCTGTCGGACGAGGTGACGTACAAGCTGATGCGCGGGAACGCCATCCGGATGCTCGATCTGCCCTTCGACCGCTGATTGACGGCCCCGCGCCAGGGGCAGTCACCCGGTGAGAGACGGGAGTGCAGATGACGAAGGTCTCCGTGGACCCCGAGCGGTGTTACGGCTCCGGCGAGTGCGTCTACCGGGTGCCGTCCGTCTTCACGGTGGCGGACGGGTTCGGGGCCGTCAGGGCGGGGCGTGAGGACAGTGGGGGCGAGCCGGAGGTGCGGGAGGCGGCGGAGCTCTGCCCGTCTCAGGCGATCGTGATCGGCGAGTCGTAGGTCCATCGGGTGGCGGCGAGCGCACGCGCGCGTGCCTCCGCCACCGCCATCCGCGCCGCCCGCTCCGCCGGATCGATGTGCGAGGCCTGGCCCGTGGCCTGCCCCTCCCACTTCCGGTACAGCAGCCCGACCTCGGCCGAGAACCAGCCGCGGCTGACCGCGTTCAGGGCGAGCAGCAGCCCGGTGTCCTCGGACGCGGGCAGCGCCATCCAGCCGCCGAGGGCGAGCAGCAGATCCCGGCGGACGCAGAGCGAGGCCGGGTGGACCTGGGCGCGGAAGTCATTGGCCCGCCAGAAGTCGAGCACCGCGCCCCGCTCGATCGGTCCCTCCTCGGGGTCGCCGGGAAAACCGGCGGTGGAACCGTCGGGCAGCAGATCCAGCACCCGCGAGGTCACCCATCCGATGCCGGGATTGGCCTCCAGCACCGCCAGATCACGGGCGAGCGCCCCCGGCGTCAGCCGGTCGTCGGCGTCCAGCACCTTCACATACGGCCCGTCCGCGTGCGCGAGCGCGATGGTACGGGCGACCCCGGGCCCGCCGGACCTGCCCTGCCGGAAGGCGACGCGGGCGTCGTCGGGGACGTACGGCGCGACGGCCTCACTCCTCCCGTCCTCCTGCACGACCCAGTGCCACTCCCAGCCCTCGGGCAGCTCCTGCGCGCACAGCGACGCGTAGGCCTCCGGCAGAAA of the Streptomyces sp. NBC_00287 genome contains:
- a CDS encoding amidohydrolase family protein; translated protein: MVEVVNGTRELPKVISVDDHVIEPAHLFETWLPAKYRDKGPKPFTAGIGELEYVGGKYRFTTDPDGQITDWWEYEGEFFPYKRIIAAVGFSRDEMTLDGITREQMRRGCWDPKARLEDMDMNHVEASLCFPTFPRFCGQTFAEAKDKEVGLACVRAYNDWMVEEWCGDSGGRLIPLCLIPLWDIDLAVAEIHRNAARGVRAVTFSEIPTYLGLPSIHSGYWDPFFAACEETGTVVNMHIGSSSQMPAASPDAPPAVQASLSFNNAMASMMDFLFSGVLVKFPRLKLAYSEGQMGWIPYALERADDVWEEHRAWGGVKDLIPEPPSTYYYRQIFCCFFRDRHGIEAIDTVGVDNATFETDYPHVDSTWPHTKEVAAEHVAGLSDEVTYKLMRGNAIRMLDLPFDR
- a CDS encoding ferredoxin, producing the protein MTKVSVDPERCYGSGECVYRVPSVFTVADGFGAVRAGREDSGGEPEVREAAELCPSQAIVIGES
- a CDS encoding glycosyltransferase family 2 protein; this translates as MSAAVRRRVIIVTAVHGPSARFLPEAYASLCAQELPEGWEWHWVVQEDGRSEAVAPYVPDDARVAFRQGRSGGPGVARTIALAHADGPYVKVLDADDRLTPGALARDLAVLEANPGIGWVTSRVLDLLPDGSTAGFPGDPEEGPIERGAVLDFWRANDFRAQVHPASLCVRRDLLLALGGWMALPASEDTGLLLALNAVSRGWFSAEVGLLYRKWEGQATGQASHIDPAERAARMAVAEARARALAATRWTYDSPITIA